The Cylindrospermum stagnale PCC 7417 genome segment CTTTTGGGGCGCATTTGCACACAGCCAGGACGCAACGAACCATAAGCAATCACAGTTCCATTATGGGGCGAAGATATAGTGATAAACCGCTGCACGCGGTTAATTCCTCCTAGTCGCTGGAGATAGTATCGGCTGACTATTCCCCCCATGCTGAAGCCTACCAAATCCAGCGGTTGTTCTGGTGGCAGGTGCAAAGCAACATAATCAGTTACCTGTTTTGCCAATTCATCAAGACCGACAGCACCATTATTGGGCACTAGATCCAGGGTATACACAGACCAACCCCGTTGTCTGAGGTAAAGTGCCATTTTATTGAAAACTGCCCCTGTATCCCCAATCCCGTGTACTAATAACAGGGGATTACGCTGTTGATTTTCGGTATTCATCGACAAAATTTTCCTAAACAAGCCTGTGGAAAATTTAACCGACTACTACCCATT includes the following:
- a CDS encoding esterase/lipase family protein, which codes for MNTENQQRNPLLLVHGIGDTGAVFNKMALYLRQRGWSVYTLDLVPNNGAVGLDELAKQVTDYVALHLPPEQPLDLVGFSMGGIVSRYYLQRLGGINRVQRFITISSPHNGTVIAYGSLRPGCVQMRPKSPFLLDLNSDAQMLKQLNFTSIWTPYDLMIMPAKSSQMLLGREVILPVALHPWMLTDSRTLAAVAEALAEPIN